The genomic stretch GTTGTGGTAGGTGGGTATTGGTTGTATATCTCTCTGGGTATAGTTGCCGTGAAGAGAGTACAGTAAATGTATGTGTACCTTTACCATCTTATCTAATTTGGCTTTGAACCCTTctgttgtgaacttgtgatgtGCCTTTTTTGAGAGTATGCTTGATCACTGAACTGTCACAGTAGCATACTAGCATGAAGACTGGAATTCTTATCCATGAACTTGGTCGATATTTGTGCCTTTAGGCAATTCTTTGCTGAATCATGTCAGTTGCCCGGCAAAAAAACTGACAGCAGCCCAAAAGATAGCTGCAACGGTGAGGTCACAGACGAAGAATTCCTGTATTTATTTTCTTACTTATTATATGGATTGTCACGTGACCTATGGTGGACTGTCACGCGACCTACGGTGGATCAGCATCATCCCTTGCCAGTAATCTAACCGTAAGCTGACAGAGTGCCACGTAGGAAGCAGGCACGCCTCTGATAAACCCTGAAAACAAACTGCTGCAGTTGTCTTATCTTGAACAAGACGAAAAAGCATTCTGAAAAGAGAGAGATCCTGAAAGCCGGGAGCATTTTTTTGTGACAAGGAGAAGAGATAAACCTGCCGAAAATTTTGGTTTCAGAAATAAGTCCTCTGTTTTCCTGGGGACGGGACGCGAGCAGCCGCGGTGCAGAAGCGGATGAGGAAGCAGTGTAGGAGAgccaccctctctctctctctctctctctctctctctctctctctctctctctctctctctctctctctctctctctctctctacaacTCCACGGAAAtaattctctctctctctctctctacaacTCCACGGAAATAATTCTGGTTGCTTTGTCCctacgtgcagcagctccaagACTGACGACCTCATCTCTAGTGTTACTCTCATCCCCACCGCACCTCCATTTCTTGCTCCTCCTGCTCTCTCAGACCCCCTGTACCTGCAGGGGACAGGCAGCCACAGCCTACTGCAAAGGTAAGACAAATCCATCACCGTCTTCAGCAGATGAATCGCTTGTACAAGCTTTGGATATGTCTAGGTGAATTCTTGGCTCAGTAACAGTCCGGTTCCGTGCCACGCAGCGGAAGAAGAGTTGAGGTTTCGCGAGGTTCCTGCCAAGATGGAGATCACCAATGTCATGGAGTACCAGGCCATCGCCAAGCAGAAGCTGCCCAAGATGGCGTACGACTACTACGCGTCGGGCGCCGAGGACGAGTGGACGCTGAATGAGAACAGGGAGGCCTTCTCAAGGATCCTGTGAGCTCCTCCATCTCCCTTACCGACTTTGCCGTGCGTGTTTTCTGCTTGTGATTGCAATTTGCGATCCTAGTCATCATGCTTCAGTACGTCTAGGCCAGTTCTGCTCATCGATATCAGGCTCGACTACCCCTTTAATTTCCGTGAAATCTAACTTGTCTGTTTTTCTGGGATTCAAGAGCTCGATGCCCATCATGATTTCTCTGTTATaaactctgtttttttttttttggccagGTTCCGCCCACGCATACTGATCGATGTGTCCAAGATTGACATGACCACAACTGTGCTGGGATTCAAGATCTCGATGCCCATCATGGTTGCTCCTACTGCCTTTCAGAAGATGGCTCACCCAGATGGTATGTCACAGTGATACTTCATTTTCTCTTGGTCGATTCATTCAGCTGTATGCTCCACACAACAGCATAACATGTTCACTACTATCGTCGAGCTGAAATTGGCATCTTTTCATCCTGCTTTTCAGGAGAGTTGGCGACCGCACGCGCCGCATCTGCAGCAAACACCGTAATGGTCGGTGAGATGTTCCCGTGGCTTGCAATAGAATTTCACGATAAACTGCACACAATAGCAGAGCTATGTAGCTATGGCTCATGAGACTGACGAAATGAACCTTCATGGCCTGTTCATTTTCAGACACTGTCGTCCTGGGCTACTTCAAGTGTTGAGGAGGTTGCCTCGACTGGACCGGGGATCCGCTTCTTCCAGCTCTATGTAAGCCACACTGACACTGCACTGATACTAGCATACTTAAGCACCTTCCTTCACTAGAGTAACCACTTAACTTACCAATAGTATTGCATTATTGCCATGAATCTTTGTAGGTCTACAAGGACAGGAAGGTGGTGGAGCAGCTTGTGAGGAGAGCTGAAAGGGCTGGATTCAAGGCCATCGCGCTTACTGTCGACACTCCGCGCCTTGGTCGCAGGGAAGCTGACATCAAGAACAGGTGAGCTGGCTTTACAGATAGATCTATTCACCTCACCTCAAAACAGCTGCACAGGGCTGGTGATGGTATTAGCCTACAATGTGCAGAAACAAGAATGAAAAATATTCATTTGTCAGATTTTTCTTCAGACAAGTAAGCTAATtgtggctgctgttgctgcagaTTTGTTCTGCCACCCAACCTGACGCTCAAGAACTTCGAGGGCCTGGACCTCGGCAAGATGGACCAGGTAAACTGAGCAGAGCTCAAGGTTTTTAGAGCTTCCTTATGGCTACATTCTCATGGAACCTGTGTGTTCTGTGCAGGCTGCTGATTCAGGGCTGGCTTCGTATGTGGCCGGGCAAATCGACCGCACCCTGAGCTGGAAGGACGTCAAGTGGCTGCAGACCATCACCACGCTGCCGATCCTCGTCAAGGGAGTCGTCACTGCAGAAGACAGTAGGCCCTCTCTCATCCCTGAACAAGTTCAGAAATTGATCGAAACGCATGGTGGTTCAGTACTGAACTGACGTTGCGGACTGGCATTGCAGCGAGGCTGGCGGTGGAGAACGGCGCGGCGGGGATCATCGTGTCCAACCACGGCGCGCGCCAGCTGGACTACGT from Setaria italica strain Yugu1 chromosome II, Setaria_italica_v2.0, whole genome shotgun sequence encodes the following:
- the LOC101764932 gene encoding peroxisomal (S)-2-hydroxy-acid oxidase GLO5 → MRKQSAPRLTTSSLVLLSSPPHLHFLLLLLSQTPCTCRGQAATAYCKAEEELRFREVPAKMEITNVMEYQAIAKQKLPKMAYDYYASGAEDEWTLNENREAFSRILFRPRILIDVSKIDMTTTVLGFKISMPIMVAPTAFQKMAHPDGELATARAASAANTVMTLSSWATSSVEEVASTGPGIRFFQLYVYKDRKVVEQLVRRAERAGFKAIALTVDTPRLGRREADIKNRFVLPPNLTLKNFEGLDLGKMDQAADSGLASYVAGQIDRTLSWKDVKWLQTITTLPILVKGVVTAEDTRLAVENGAAGIIVSNHGARQLDYVPATITALEEVVKAARGQLPVFLDGGVRRGTDVFKALALGAAGIFVGRPVVFSLAAAGEAGVSNVLKMLRDEFELTMALSGCTCLADITRNHIITESDKRTVMPSRL